The Synechococcus sp. WH 8016 genome contains the following window.
GCCAACCAGCTGATCCCAATCGCTCAGCACAGGCCAGCAGCGCTGAAGATGCAAAGCCACCTGGCTGCAATCAAACCCAACCGCCGCCAGATAACGCTCGGCCTGGGCTGACACCTGTTGAACCAACGGAGCAAATTCAACTTGACGATGCAATTGCCAAACACCGTTGATATCACCTGTCCAAGCGCACCCCTCACTCGGGTTGCCAACGGCCTCACCCCTAAGCGCTATCAGCGTCTGCAAATGCCCAGCAAGGTCGAGTGGATCGATCGCCAACTTTGTTGTGGCGACAACCGTTGGGAAAAGCTGGTGAAGGGTCAAAGTCATCACCCCATTAAAAAAGCCGACCCAAAGGCCGGCTCAATCATGGTGAACAGAAATTTAGGCGCCTGCTGCTGCAGAGCCACCCACCACTTCCAGAATTTCCTGGGTAATGGCTGCCTGACGTGCCTTGTTGTAGTCAAGAGTCAGGGTCTTAGCCAACTCCTTGGCATTGTCACTGGCATTATTCATTGCCGTCATTCGGCTTGCCAGCTCGGATGCTGCTGATTCCTGCAGGGAACGCAAGAGTTGATTTTGCAGATACAAAGGCAACAACGCATTCAACAGTTGATCAGGACTTTGCTCGAAGACGATGTCGGAAGGCAAAGGAGGCTGTGAATTATCAGGTGCACTTCCTGTTTCAACAGACAAGCGACCTTCTTTTGTTGTAAGCCTGAAGATTTCATCTTCGGCCTCAGCAATCCCTTGGGGATCAAGAGGCAGAAGCGTTTGCACTACTGGCTTACAGCTCACCAAGTTGATGAACTTGGTGAAAATAATCTCAACTCGATCTGATGCCTGAGAAAGAAACTCAGCAAAGATTTCGCTAGCAATAGACCCAGCTTCATCAGCAGTAGGTACTTGCTCCAAGCCCGTAAACGTAGCTTGAATGGGATAACTACGGTTGGTGAAATAGCTGATTGCTTTGCGTCCAATCAACACAAGAGTCACCTTGTAACCCTGGCTCTGAAGCTCAGCGAAACGCTTTTCAGTGCGCTTGATGATATTGGAGTTGTAACCACCGCAAAGACCACGGTCGCCAGTAACGGCCATCAAGGTGATGGTTTCAACAGGACGCTGTTCCAGCAAGGGAGCATCAGCATCTTCAAAGCGCATCCGCGCTTGGAGGTTTTCAAGCAAACGTGCGAGCCGATCAGCAAACGGACGGCTGCGCAGGACTTGCTCTTGGGCTCGACGAACTTTGGCCGCAGCCACGAGGCGCATGGCCTCGGTGATCTTGCGGGTGTTCTTGACCGATTTAATCCGGTCCCGGATCTCTTTGAGATTTGCCATGGCTTAGCCCTCAGTTGGCGGAGGCCAGCATGGTGGACACAACTTCAGCAATCGCCTCTTTGAGAGTGGTTTCAGCTTCAGGGCTCAAGACCTTCTCCGTTTGGATTTTGCTGATGAACTCTGGCTTATTGCTCTTGAGGTACTCACGCAGTTCACGGGAGAACTGAACAACCTCTTCAACGGGCACATCATCAATCAGGCCCTTAACACCTGCATAAACAATCGCCACCTGCTCAGCCAAGATCAGTGGGCTGAACTGCGACTGCTTGAGAAGCTCACGAAGACGCTTGCCTCGGCTGAGCTGCTGCTGTGTAGCGGCATCCAGATCGGAAGCAAACTGAGAGAACGCCGCCAGTTCATCAAACTGAGCCAATTCAAGCTTCAGTGTGCCGGCAATCTTTTTGATCGCCTTGGTCTGAGCTGCACCGCCAACACGACTCACCGAGATACCAACGTTGATCGCTGGACGAAGCCCGGAGTTAAACAAGTCAGAACTGAGGAAGACCTGACCGTCCGTGATCGAAATCACGTTTGTAGGGATGTAAGCAGAAACGTCACCAGCCTGGGTCTCAATGATCGGCAGGGCGGTCATGGAACCTTTGCCCATGGCATCAGAAAGCTTGGCAGCGCGCTCAAGCAAACGGCTGTGGCAGTAGAAGACGTCACCGGGGTAAGCCTCACGACCGGGTGGACGACGCAATAGCAATGACATCTGGCGATAAGCCTGGGCTTGCTTGGTCAGATCGTCATAGATCACCAAAGTGGCCTTGCCTTTGTACATGAAGTACTCAGCAATCGAGGCTCCGGTGTAGGGGGCCAAGTACTGAAGCGCGGCAGGTTCGGATGCGTTAGCTGCCACCACGACGGTGTAATCAAGAGCGCCGCGCTCGCGCAGCACCTCCGTGACCTGTGCAACAGAAGCGGCTTTCTGTCCGATCGCCACGTAGACGCAAACCACATCCTGATCCGCTTGGTTCAGGATCGTGTCGATACATATAGCTGTCTTACCGGTCTGACGGTCACCAATGATCAGCTCTCGCTGACCACGGCCAATGGGAATCATGGCGTCAATGGCCGTGATGCCCGTCTGCATTGGCTCATGAACAGACTTACGCTGAATAATTCCCGGAGCAGGAGACTCAATCAGCCGGGATTCAGTGGTGGCGAGGTCACCCTTGCCGTCAATCGCCACGCCGAGTGGATTCACCACGCGGCCAAGCATGGCGTCACCGACAGGGACAGAAGCAATCTTGCCGGTTGCTCGGACGGTGCTTCCCTCCTGAATGCCAAGGCCCTCGGCCATCAGCACAACGCCGACGTTGTCATCTTCGAGGTTGAGGGCAATCCCTTCTGTGCCGTCTTCGAACTCAACCAGCTCTCCAGCCATCACCTGCTGCAGGCCATAAACGCGGGCGATTCCATCGCCTACTTGCAGGACTGAGCCGACGTTGCTGACCGATACGGACTTGTCATAGTCCTCGATCTGCTGCTTGAGAATGGCGCTGATCTCGTCGGGTCTGATGGAAACCATGGCGGGAAAACCCAGGGGCGGGTGGTGAGTGGAAGGGCGAGATGAAGGTGTGGCTTAGCTCAGCTCGCCTTAGCGAGTGCAAGACCAAGGCGACGAACCTGACCGGAGAGGCTGGCATCGATCACCTGAGAACCGAGGTTGACGACAAAGCCACCAATCAATGAAGGATCGACCTTGAGATCGATTTCAACAGCATTGGTTCCAGCCATTGACTGGACTTTGGCGGTCAATGAGGCCTGCTGCTCTTCTGAAAGAGGCTGAGCAGCGCGAACATGCGCTAGGGCGATATTCCGAGACTCTCTATAGAGCTCGAGATAACGAAGAAGCACTGCCTCCAGAGCCGGAAGACGTTGGCGATCTGCCAAAACCTTGAGCAAGTTCAACAGCGAAGGTGCAACTTGTTCCGAAAGAAGGCTGGTTAGAGCTTTCTTCTTGGCATCAGGCTCAAGAACAGGAGATGTCATCGCATCACGAAGAGGCTCTGAAGACTCCCAAGCAGCGAGAAGGTCCTTGCACTGAGAGGCAACTTCTTCAGATTCCTGACGAACGTCAGTGACCTGAAGCAGAGCATCTGCGTAAGGGGTTGCAAGAGAATTTAAAAGAGGCATCAGACGTCCTCCAAGTTAGAAATTGAAGAGTCGATCAGCTTGGCTTGAGCTTTGCTGTCGAGGCGATTAGGCAGTTCAGTCAAGGCCTTATCAATGGCGGAAAGAGCCGCTTCTCTACGGAGTTGTTCCGTAAGTCGAGCACCCTCTGCAGTGAGGTCGGCTAAGGCATCTTGCTTGAGAGCAGCCATGGCCTGAATCGTTTTCTTCTCACCATCAGCACGAATCGCTTCAGCACGAGCCTTGCCGTCTTGACGGATTCTTTCAGCCTTTTGCTGGGCCGCCGATAGCTCTTCTTGAGCTTTCGACAGTTCAACCGTGGCCGTCTTCAAACGCTTCTCAGCATCTTGAAGATCTTTGAGAATGGCCTCGCGTCTGCGCTCGAGCATCCCCCCCAGAAATCCCTTCAGGAACCAATACAAAACACCGATCACAATGACCAGGTTGATCAGATTGGTTTCAAAGAGATTGAGGTTGATTCCGAATCCACCCTCAGAAGCGATCAAAGGAAATAGGACAGTCATCAGGCAGCTAGCAGTCGTTCAATGATCTGGGAGCTGAGTTGATCAACCTGTGCCATCAACTTTGACTGAGCAGATTCACGTTGAGACTCAATTTCTTTACGAGCTTGTTCTCGGGTGCGATTCGCTTCAGTTTCCGCTGTAGCTAGTGCCTCGCGGTAGAGAGCGTCAACTTCCGTTTCTGCTTCAACAATGGCTGACTGCGCAGCCTGTCTAGCGCCTCGAAGTTGATCTTGAAGGTCGGCCTCGAGACGACGAACTTGCTCAAGCTTTTGCTTGGCGTCAGCACGACTCGTATTGATATATCCCTCACGATCTTCCACGACCTTGCCAACCGGCCGGAAGAACAGAGAATTGAGCAGAAAGGTTAGGAGAACCACCTGAAGAGCCATTAAAGGCAAGGTGGCATCGAGGTCAAAGAGACCTCCCTCCGGAACCGCCGCTTCAGCGAACAGAAGCCAGGTCATGGAAGAGGTGAGCTGGAGAGGAGCGAGAAATTGCGTACAGAATTATGCGGGGAGCGACATCACGTGAGACGCTCCCCAACTCTGCATCAAGCGAATGGGTTGGCGAACAGAAGAACCAGGGCCACCACAAGGCCGTAAATCGTCAGAGACTCCATGAATGCCAGTGAAAGCAGCAGGGTGCCGCGGATCTTGCCCTCAGCTTCAGGCTGACGAGCAATGCCTTCAACAGCACCTTGGGAAGCGCTGCCCTGACCGATACCAGGGCCGATGGCAGCCAGACCTACGGCCAGACCAGCAGCAACGACGGAGGCTGCAGAAGTGATGGAATCCATGTTGAGTGCGTTTGGGGGCGCGCCGGAAGGCGCTGAGAGTTATGAAGTGGGAGTTAGATCACCCTGCGCAGGGACACCGTCACTAAGGAAAGTGGGCCCGAATGTTGATGGTCGGACCTGCGCGCAAGATTTTCTAGCAGACGAGCCTTCGAAAAGGCCGTGAATCAACTAGTGCGCTTCGTGAAGACCTTCACCGATGTAGAAGGCCGCAAGAGTCGCAAAAATAAGAGCCTGAATAGCACTGGTGAAGAGGCCAAGCAACATCACCGGAAGGGGAACAATCAGGGGCACTAGATAAACAAGCACACCTACCGCTAATTCATCAGCAAGGATGTTTCCGAAAAGACGGAAAGAAAGAGATAGAGGCTTGGTAAATTCCTCGATGATTTTGAACGGGAGCATGATGGGGGTCGGCTCCACGTAAAGCTCGAAGAATCTCCAACCCTTCTTGCTCAAACCAGCGTAGAAATAAGCCAGTGTCACAAGCAGAGCCATCGCCACCGTGGTGTTGATGTCTGCGGTTGGAGCTCCAAGTTCTCCTTCAGGGAGTTCGATCACCTTCCAAGGGATCAGTGCACCACCCCAATTACTGACAAAAATGAACAGAAACAGGGTGCCAATAAAGGGGAGCCATTCGCGGTAATACTTCTCTCCGATCTGATCACGAGAGAGATCACGAATGTAATCCCACAAGAACTCAAGAAGGTTCTGCGCACCTTTTGGATCGCGACTAAGATTTTTAGTACCTACAAGCACAAAGGCGAGCAGGGCACCGATCAAAATCCAGGAGCTGAGGAAAATCTGGCCGTGCAGATTGAGGTTACCGATCTGCCAATACAGATGGTGACCAACCTCCAGTTCGGCGAACGGCAGTGTGAAAGGCAGCAAAGCCATGAATGCAGAAGAGGGAAGCGCGAGATCAGCCGTCGAAAACGGTCTGAAGAATCAAGGCGGGCTTGTAAAGGAGAAAACCTACAAATGCAGGTAAGAGGTCTAGCTGGGGAAATCGAGCTGCTGAAACGATGAGAACAATCGGAACAACGAGCTGAAAACGACCAACTTGACGGGAACCTCCACCGAGCCGGGCCACGCTGCGGGCGAGTAGACGCAAGTAAAAAAGACCAGCGACAGCTCCAACAAGCAGGCTTCTGGCTACAAAAAGATCGAAGTAAAACGCTGCGAACAAAATCGCAACGACAGACACGATCACTGTGGCCAGCATCAGACGCACTTGAAGCCGAGCGAAAGACTCCATTCCATTTTCAGCTGAGGTATTCACCGCAGCTGAATCTGAGGAGGGCAAGGCTTGCAAATTGCGCCTGAGAAAGCGGGCGGAATCTATCACGTGATTCCGCTGAGTAACGCATCGTTGGCCTCAAGCAAAAGCAATTTTTTGCTCATGAGGCCTCTGGCTAAAGAAGCAGTTGTTGGGTCTCCACTCAGGATTCCGAGGGGAACGTCAGGGTTTTCATCCACTAAACGGAGCAGGCTCAATTCCTCATCTGAAATGGAGATGGGTTCGAGATCTGGGCCCAACATGCTTTTGGAAGGCCACCCCCACAGACATGACTGGCGTCGACCAGACGCTTGGAGCAGCGTTTTGTCGTTGGGCCAACGCCAAGGCTCTATGGGTTGTGCGCTCACAAAAAACTCAAAGTGGCTGATGTCGGGGTCGAGCTGCTCGACCAGTGCCCATTGATCCGCTGGCGATAGAGCTTGAGCACGGGATAGCAATTCACCCTTGAGCAATCGAGCGGGGTCCCAGACAGAAGGATTGGAGAAGCCAGCGAAATAAAGCCCCGACGCCTTGATTAAGGCCATCAGCCTCCCGAGGTCGTAGCTGGTTTCCTGAGGGTGCAAATACATATCGGCAAAGTTGGCGTCAGCTTGGGTATCAAGCGCCCAACGTTGGTCGTGGGTGCGGCGCAAGCGATTGGTCTCAGGCAAGTCTGAAAACAACTCACGCCCCAACCTCAATCCGTCCGAACCCGTCCCAGCGTCCAATAGCTCCAGAGCTTTCTGCGTGCGGTGAATCTCCCAACGGCCAGCGTCGGCATAGAGAAATAGATGCAAAATTCCCTGAGGAGCCAGTCGCTGTCCCAGTGCTTTCAATCCAGCCAGCGGGTCGCGCAGGTGATGCAAAACCCCTACGGAATTGATGTAATCAAAAACACCTTCATCTTGAAGATCCAAAAGGCTGCGCTGCTCTTGTCGTAGAGATCGGACCTGTTCAGCACCTCCAGAACGGCGCAAGCGCTCCCGCGCCACATCGAGTGCTCCCGCACTGATATCCACGGCCAAAATCTCTGCGCCCGGGTTGAGGTGACAGAGGTAGTCCGTACTGACTCCTGTGCCACACCCCGCATCAAGGATGCGAATCACACCCTCTTTGGAATCCTGAGCTTTGAGCCCTCCCTTCACCGCAGCGAGCACGCTGTCGTGGCACCAGCGCCAGTTGTATCCAGGAGGCGGGCCGTCTTGAAGGGGGTCTGCTGGATAGGGGAAGCGGTCATAAAAGTCGCTCACCACAGGGGTCGCCACATCCGAGGGAGGAGTGTTCATAAAGCCACCAGTTCTGGAAGTAGACGCTCAAGCGAGCATTTCACGGGACATTGCCCTTACAGCCGAAACCTCATCCGAGCTGCAAACATTTGTTCATGGCTGCCCAGAAGCTCGAGAGATGGGCCGTAACCTGACGCAATCCGGCTTGCTCTCGTTCATGACAGTGACCGCTAGTAGCGGCAGCCCAAGGGTTTCCCCTCAGCTGTACGACACCCTGCCGCTCTCCAGTGTCCGTCAGGCTGAGCAACAAGACCGCTTCCCAGACGGTGGTGAGCTCGACACCCTGATCACTTTTTTCCGAAGTGGAAATGATCGGCTTGACGCAGCCCGACTCTTAGCGAGCAACGCGGAGTCCATCGTGGCCCGTGCCGCCAATCGAATTTTTGTAGGCGGAACCCCTCTCTCGTTTCTGGAAGAACCTCTAAGCACTGGAGAGGTGGCAGCCACGGACGCCACTCCTTTGGCCGCTGATCAGGTTGCATTCCAAGACTCGGTTCGCACCTTTACGGGCACTGAATCCGGCAATACCAGCGGTAATTTCATCAGCAGACTGCTTCAGGGCAGCGACGACGGCGATGTACGCGTCGTTTTACCAACGGGCTTTACCGCCATCAGCGTGGCGAAATATGGCCCAGGAAATATGCGCAAATCGGTGCGCGACCTGGGTTGGTTCCTTCGCTACGTCGGCTACGCCTTAGTAGCGGGAGACCCGAGCATTCTCGCGGTCAATACAAGAGGGTTGAGAGACGTGCTCGAAAAGGGCTGCTCTCTCGTCGCAACAAACGTGGCACTGCAAGAAATGCGTGCTGCTGCTGCGGCCCTTTTGAGAGAGCGCCCTGAAGCACGCCGACTCGCGATCGAATGCTTTGACGTTCTGCTCAAAGAGCTTGCTATCGCTACGCCTTCAACGCGCCAGAAGCTCGGAAGCGCTGTTCGACAAGGGCTTCAACTCCCTGCCATCTATGCCCTAGCTGCTGAAACGGCTCAGCGCTTTGAAATGCGGCCTGGACTGTCTGGAGCTGAAAAAGCAGAGGTGGTTCGTGCCGCCTATCGGCAGGTGTTTGAACGTGACATCGCCAAGGGCTACTCACAAACACCCTGTGCAGTGGAAGCCAGCCAGCTCGTCCAAGGCAAACTTTCCATGCGCGAATTCATTCGTGCGCTCGGAAAGAGCAAGGAATACAGAACTCAGTTTTACGGTCCCTTCGTCAACAGCAGGGTCGTCGAGCTGGCTTACAGGCATTTCCTTGGACGAGGGATCAGTTCTCTCGAAGAGTTCCGAAAGGCCTTCTCGATCGTCAGCAATCAAGGCCTCAACGGTCTTGTCGACGTGCTGATTAATGGTGCCGAGTATGCCCAAACCTTCGGAGAGGAAACAGTTCCTTACCTGCGTGATCTCGGGGAAGAGGCCCAGGAAAGTGCTGGCTGGGGTTCCAATCGCCGCTTGTTCCGATTCAGCGCTCCCTTCGAATCTGCGCCGCAATACGTCACCCTCTATGCGTCGTACCGCCAACCCCTAGGAGACCAGCACGTCTATGGCGGCGGCAATGATCCGATTGGCAATCAATACGGAGCCATTTTTCCGTCTGCCACGGCATCTGTTTCCACACGCCCAGCACCTTTCGGATACGACACCCGTCGTCTGCTTGTGAGCAATGGGCTTGCCCAGCCTGGGCAGATGGATAGTCCCCAGTTCCGCGGCAGCCGACCACGCCGACTTGGGCCCACGGTTGTCCGCTTGCAACAGATCGCCACTGGGGGCAATTCCGTGCCCCGTCGAGGCGGACAACCAAGCATCCGTGGAACAGAATCCAGCACCCAGGCTGTCATTAAAGCCGTCTACGTGCAGGTTCTCGGAAACACCGGATATTCCGGAGAGAGGGTTGAAAGCGCCGAAAACAGACTCGAAAATGGCGATATCAACTTGCGTGAGTTCATTCGCCAAGTTGCCTGCTCTAACCCCTTCCGACGTCGCTATTGGGACGGCCTCTACATCACGAAGGCCATCGAAGTGATGCATCGCCGATTACTTGGTCGTCCCACCTTTGGTCGCTGGGAAATTGATGCGCTGTTTGACACCGCAGCTCGCAAAGGCTTCTACGGCGTTGTTGATGCCCTGATTAGCAGCAAAGAGTTTTCCGACTGCTTCGGAGATGACACGGTTCCCTATGAACGGTTCATTACTCCGAAAGACCTGACTGTGAGGCGCGCTCCTGGGCTTTGCCGAGAAGTGAAGGTTGAAAAACTGACTGATACAACCTTGCGCCAGCGGCCTGATCCCATTCGAAACAACAAGTTCTTTGGGACTGGAGACCTCACGACACGCAACCTGAAGCCAGTGGGATCGATCCCTTCCCTTTGGAGTGCCAACGTCAGCAACGCAACGCCTTCAGCGCAGTGGACCAACCTGATGCGTTCCCGTGGGGCACAAAGCACCTCAGGAACATCCCCGTTTGCATCACCAATCAGTCGAACGATTGGCAGCTCTACCCCCAATACATCGGAAGCTCGTCTGCGGGCAGCCTTAGCCACTGGCGAGCCCGACGGATATCGCTTCCGTGGAGGATTGCCAGCACCGGCCATGCTGCGAAGACCCGCTGATGAAAGCGAGCTGCGCCAAGTCATCGATGCCACTTACCAGCAACTTCTCAATAGGGTTCCACTCGAAAATCAACGGATGCTCGTCGCCGAGTCCAAACTGCGCGATGGTCAGATCGACCTTGATGAATTCGTTGAAGCCGTTGCCCTCGGAGAGGACTTCCAAGAGCGTTTGTACTGCATGGCACCCCTGCGAGCAGCCACCGCTGCGTCGTTGGCCCTTCTCGGACGAGCCTCAACGCCATCTGAAACGAGTCGATTCCTGAGAATCAGATTTGAATCAGGTCAGCCAGCAGCCGTCAGTGAAGTCTTGGCCCAGAGGAGTGAATCCAAGGAGCCATCAAGCGTTCCGAGTCTCGATGGAATGAACACCCAACCGGGTGTTCCTCAGGAGACAATCACCCGCACTGCATCTCTTTACCGAGGCCCAGCGGGGATGTCGCCGCCACCACGAAAAGCCCTTTAATGTTATTTATTGCTTAAAACAGCTCTGAAAACAATAAACAAAGCCGGAATTAAATCTCCGGCTTTTTTATTGCCTTGTTATCATAAAAACAACACAAAAGCCCTTTAGCCGCATCAGGTTTTCGCTTTCTGAGCAAGCAATGAAGATCTGTTACCGATGTCAATTCAGACGGGCAGATTGCACGAAAATATCCTTGGCAGAGACCGGTTCCGCTTCACGAAGTCGACCCAGCCTTGGCCTCGAAACGTCAACAGATACAACATCTGCGGGCCTTTCGACTCGGATCTTCCGATCCAACCCCCTTGCGGCCCTTAAGCTGCTCCACGATCTCCTCGGAGATCTCCCCCCACACCCATCACTCACCGGATATCGGTCTCCTACGGGCGGCCGCTTGTTTCGAGGTAGAACTGCATGAGCATCGTCTCCAACTCGATCATCAACGCGGATGCCGAAGCCCGCTATCTAAGCCCTGGCGAACTGGACCAAATCAAGTCCTTCGTCAGCGGTGGCCAGCGTCGCCTGCGTGTTGCCCAGGTTCTCAGCGAGAGCAGGGAGCGCATCGTCAAAACAGCAGGCGGCCAGCTTTTCCAAAAGCGTCCTGATGTCATCTCTCCAGGCGGTAACGCCTACGGAGAAGAGATGACCGCAACCTGTTTGCGGGACATGGATTACTACCTTCGCCTTGTCACCTACGGCGTCGTGGCAGGCGATGTCACTCCGATCGAAGAGATTGGCGTCATTGGTGCCCGCGAGCTGTATCGCTCCCTTGGCACTCCTCTCGAAGCCATGGCTGAGTCCGTGCGCGAAATGAAGTCAGTCGCCATGGGCATCCTCACCGGCTCAGACGCCGAAGAGGCTGGTTTTTACTTCGATTACGTGATTGGCTCCCTCGCCTAAATCAACGAAACCATCTCTCTCCACGTCATTCCTCTGATCCATGCAAGACGCGATTACCAACGTCATCAACAAGTCGGACGTTCAGGGCCTGTATCTGGACACCACGTCCATGACCAGCCTCGAGTCGTATTTCGCCAGCGGCGAACTGCGTGTCAAGGCTGCCGCCACCATTAGCGCTAACGCCTCTTCGATCATCAAAGATGCGGTTGCCAAGGCCTTGCTGTACTCGGACATCACACGTCCAGGCGGCAACATGTACACCACCCGTCGCTATGCAGCTTGCATTCGCGACCTGGATTACTACTTGCGCTATTCCACCTACGCGATGCTCGCTGGTGACACCTCCATCCTTGATGAGCGTGTCCTGAACGGTCTTAAGGAGACCTACAACTCCTTGGGCGTGCCGATCGGCGCAACCGTCCAAGCCATCCAAGCCATGAAGGAAGTCACGGCTTCCCTGGTCGGCCCTGATGCCGGCAAGGAGATGGGTGTCTACTTCGACTACATCTGTTCTGGTCTCGGCAACTGATGCGTCTCTTCAAGGTCACAGCCTGCATCCCCTCCCCTGAGA
Protein-coding sequences here:
- the apcB gene encoding allophycocyanin subunit beta — its product is MQDAITNVINKSDVQGLYLDTTSMTSLESYFASGELRVKAAATISANASSIIKDAVAKALLYSDITRPGGNMYTTRRYAACIRDLDYYLRYSTYAMLAGDTSILDERVLNGLKETYNSLGVPIGATVQAIQAMKEVTASLVGPDAGKEMGVYFDYICSGLGN